The genomic DNA AGCGTGTCGAGACCCTCTCGGGCTTTGCCAACGGCATCTTTTTGGTGCTCATCAGTGTTTTTATTCTGTTCGAagccgtgcagcgcatcatTGAGCCGCCTGTTATGAACAACATGATGCAGCTCTTGATTGTGAGCACGCTGGGGTTATTGGTCAACCTATTTGGCATGTTTGCCATGGGTACGTTTTTTTGCTGACACAGGCCACCACCATCATGGGCACAGCCATGGAAGCTGCCCGAGCCACGGGCACGACCATGGGCACGACCATGGGCACGACCATGGGCACGACCACGGCCATGGGCACGGGCACGACCATGGCCACTCGCACAATATGCTAGGCCTCTACTTGGTACGTTGTCTCTCTAACAACAGCACGTCATGGCCGACACGCTCGGATCTGTCGGTGTCATTATCAGCACGATTCTGATCCACTACTTCCACTGGACTGGCTTTGACCCGATCGCCTCGCTTCTGATCGGCCTCATGATCCTCGGCTCGGTGATTCCGCTGGTGATTGACTCGGGTCGGATCCTCTGCCTGGATCTCGGTGCGAGCGATACGAGCGCCATCGAGCATGCCTTGGCACAGGTGCAGGCCCTGCCTGGCGTCCAGAGTtactcggccgcgcgcttctGGCCTTTGGATGGAGCATCCTTGATTGGCTCAATTGTACGTACACCCGCGGACCACTGACCACAGCATATTTTGGCGGAGACTGATACCCACGGAGAGCATGACGGGGACCGTGCTCTCAGCAATACTTCCTTGCTCGCGCGGCAAGTCGAAGCGCTTCTGAAACACGACATTCCcggcctcgaggccgtCACCGTCCAAGTAGACACTTCGGACGTCGTCCGATAGTTAATGACTAAGCTGCTCTTGAAAACGTTCCACCATGGCGACGCACACGTCAACGAAGTGCTGTTCGACGCCCCCTGTGCAGTCCAAGTAGTAGGTATCACTGGCTTATCCGGCACATCCAAAGGCCGTATCGAGACGATTGGCGGCGTGTCTTCGTATgtcgtcggcagcgcggctTCGCCCACGGCGATCGTGGCCATTTACGATATCTTTGGCTTCTGGTCGTCGACCGAGCAGGGCGCTGATATCCTTGCGGAAGCCACAGGCGCTCGTGTCGTAATGCCTGACCTCTTTGAAGGCAAGCCGCTAGGCATCGACGTCATTCCGCCCGACACGCCCGAAAAGAAGCAGATGATGCAGGACTGTGCGTTGCTTTACTGACCCAGTCTTTGCCGGCATCGGCAACACGACACAGTACGGCGACAAGCTCTTGACCATTGCCAAGGACCTAAAGGCGCATGGCGTGTCCAAGCTAGGCCTCTACGGTCTATGCTGGGGCTCGAAGGCGGCAGGTACGTGCTCTGTGCGTACTGACACAGTTCCTGCGTGTGGCCCCAGCACGCCTTATGATGCATATGTGCAGATCCATCCCTCGTTCGTGGATTCAGAGGACGCGAACAAAATCAGCATTCCTTTTGCCTCGTTCACATCCAAGGACGAATCGGGCGAAGCAGTCGACGCATTCCTTAAGAACGCTGCGACGAACCCCGCCAACCAGGGCAAGTTTGTGCACCACCACTATCCCGACAACCACCATGGATttgctgcagcgcgtgcgaATCTCGATGACGCCTCGAACGCCGCCTCATTCCAGGACGTCTaccagcgcaccgcgtcctTCTTCATGCAGCACCTCAAATAGACTCTGACCCCGCCCCATTGTGCTTAAGTAATTAACACCCTGCAGCTTGCAGCTGTGCACGGTAGCGCGCCGTGTGCTCTCTTCTTGCGCGACGATGACAGATACGGGGACGGTTCCGGACCAGTTCCCCACAGACACAGAGGGGCAGGCCGAGCATGGCTACTGCTCCTTTTTTGTTAGGGCGCTGTACAATTATATTGCGCCCGACAAGAACATGCTCACGTTTCGAGCTGGGGACGTGATTGAGGTCTTGACGCAGCTTGAGAACGGCTGGTGGGACGGTCTGCTGGACGATAAGACGCGCGGATGGTTTCCATCGAACTATGTGGAACTGATATCCGACGAAACTGCGGCAACAATGCTCAAGCCGCAGCGTATGGCACCTTCGCCGATCGAAAGCGTAGCcacctcgaccgcgacCGAGCAGCGTCTGTACCCCATGGCCGAGTCGGCCTGTAAGCAGATCCGGGCCCTGATCGAACTCACTCTGCCGACGACTCAGTTGAAGCACGCGCCAAGCTTGGAAGATACCGAAGCGCGTGTCGAGTCCTTCTTGCGCAACACGACCCTGGCTGTGCACGACGTACGCCAGTTTCTCTCTTCTTCGGGCTTGTCAGAGGTGACGCGGTCCAGCCCGCAAGTTTTGCAAAAGGACGAGCGCGCATCTCTCGTGCGCATGCAGTTGCTTGCTCGAGAGTCGACCGCGCTGCTCTCCAAACTCGTCCTACATATGCGCGAACTGACCAAGATGCTGCATTTGTGTGCAGCCGATCCTAGACGACATACTGACCTATGGATTTCGTATTGCAAGGAGCAGGTCGGGATGCATGAAGGTTCGCTGCGGCTTAAGGAGATGATTCGTGCGTTTGCCCAAGAGGTagaccgtgcgccgccagTCCTCAAGGTGCTGATGGGAGATGCACAGCGTTCAATGGCAGGGAGCCCTGCGACATCGCGGTACTCGACTCTTTCGGAATTCGGAATGGAGGGCGCGAGGAAGCCCAAGTCGTCTGACCTTGGTCTTAGCGCCGAGGTTCACGCGCTACTCTCTTCGAACGTCATGCCGTCTCCTCGGCATtcagcgcaaagaggcgccgAATTGCCATCCATTGATATCCGGACGAGCTACTCGACCTTCCACCGCTTGCTAAGGAATCTGAACGATACGCTCTATGCGCCCAAAGCGCTGTCGTGTGAGCAAGCAACTTGgcagcgctcgctgcgtgatctgctcgagcacgttgGCTCCATGCTCATTCTCTTTGACAGAATTGACTTATCGACGTCGCTGGGCCAGCTTGCGACTCCGCAAGTCGGCGACGATGACACGGAGAAACTTGGACACCATTTCTACCAGCAGTACGCTTCTGCCAAGCAACGCATGGCGAATTCCGCCAACAGCCTATTGGTTACAGCTCAATGTGCACTCAGGGCGAATATGGTGCATGTGCACAGCGTCCATCAGGATCTTGCAAGCAAGGCACGCCTCTTGGAGCTTGACTCCGAGCAGCTATTTGAGGCGATGCACAGGTGTTTCAAGGCGATCCGCAGTACATATACTCTTTCGAACGATGGAAAGAGCAAGGATGCACAGGTTACCCCGCTAAGCGCGGCTCTGTCCACGATGCACGTCTCTCCTTCATCTCCAAGGCCCCAGGGCGATCCCGTGCCAAACAGCGCCCCCGCCGTCGTTGTGCCCCCGCCGCGTTCCAAGTTACGCCCGGGCGTGAGTACGTCGCCTTCCGAGATCTCGTCGTCATTGGGTACAGACATTGAGCCCGGTGACCTTGTCTTTACGGACCACGGTACCGTGAAAGGGGGTACATTACACGCTCTTGTTGCCCACTTGACCCAGCACGACAAGTTCGACGAAAAGTTCTTTGTCACATTCCTCACTACCTACCGCTCATTTATGACCACCAAGGAATTCATCACTCTCTTGATCGAGCGCTTTCATACTCCTGCACCGGAAGGGTTGCCGGAAGAGGAGCAAGCACGTTGGGCAGAGCTAAAGCAACTGACCGTTCGCCAGCGTGTCCTGAAAGCGCTGAAAACTTGGCTTGAAGAACAGTACTTGCCACAGGATGCGCCTGTGTTGAGCACCCTCTCCAACTTTGCAAACTCCGACTTGGAAGACCAAGACATGCAAAgcgagcggcagcagctTCTGCGTCTTATTGGGTGCTACAAGTACGGTCTGGACAAGTCGGGTCAAAAACCAAGCATTACGATGCCAGCGCCGGTGCCTATATTGCCTCCCAACATGCGAACCGCTGAGCTGATGGATATGGATCCCCTGGAGATTGCCCGGCAGCTTACGTTGATCGAGAGCAAACTCTTTTGCAAAATCAAGCCAATCGAGTGTTTAGGCAAGGCATGGTCGGGCCCTCTTTCGAAGACCAAGGCTAAAGGCATCACCGATACCATTGCCATGTACAACAAAGTATGTTCCTGCTCTAACCTCAGATTACTTGCTGGGTACAAGACTCGCTCCTTGCCCACACCAATACCACACAACGAGCACAGGAGTTGGAACACTTTATACTTGTTGCTGATGTACGTTGCACATTCCCACTGATCCAGCGCTGTCGCATGTTGAACAACTTCTCGTCCATGTGGGCCATTCTGTCCGGTCTGAACAGCACTTCTATTTTCCGCTTGCGCCGTACCTGGGATCTCCTAGGCTTCCGGACGATGAAAACGTTTGAGAGAGCAAATGCGATCACCCTTCCTCAACACAACTTTGCCGCATACCGGGAACTACTCTGCAAAGTAACCCCCCCTTGCGTCCCCTTCTTTGGATTGTATACCAAGGACCTGACCTTTATTGAAGATGGAAATCCCGACACTCTCATCTCTGACTCGCGGTTAATCAATTTTAACAAGCGCAAACTACTCGCCGAAGTTATTCTGGAAGTCAAGACTTTCCAAAAGACGCCGTACAATTTCATGCTCGTCCCCACGATTGAGCGCTACTTGGATGCCCATTTGGTGTGCCAAAGCGACGATCAAGAAAGGTACCAACGCAGCTTGGAGATCGAGCCCCGTGAACGGTATGACTCCGACGAGCTCACACCTAGTTACGCATCGGGCGAGGAAAGCTTTTCCAAAATGCTACAGGACAATGGATTCCTCTAGGTTTGTACAGCCAAAAATGTGATTATGCAAAATTTTAAAAAATGCTTCCGCGCCGGGAATTGAACCCGGGTCTGGTCCGAACAATCGGGACAAGCCTTCATGACAAGGACCCGTCATAGCCACTAAACTACGCAGAAGTTATAAAGTTGTGGGCCAAATGCCTATATGAGTCCCACCACCCCCTCGCACGCCCCGCCATTAACGCGCTTGTACATCCCGTAAACTTTATGCCTTGCCATGGTACAACGAAGCTATGTTGATGAGGACCTCCACAGGGTCCAATAACGTAGTAAAAGGGTGAGTTTGTGCCTCTGCCGTCGGCGTCTCTTCGAGCGAGTCCTCGTCCAACAGCATGGCGGTGGCCTCGTGTTCCTCGGCGCTGTCTTCCATGGTCCGCTTGGCATCGGCCAATTCGCCAAGCAACATTGTCCACACGCCGTCGTCAATAGGCACTGATTTttgcgcgagcgtgcgaaGCAGGTAGCACTTTAGCCATAGGTTGCGGTACCACTCTGTCATGCACTCGGAGAATACGGCCACTTCGACCTTGTCGTTGCGGGAAACGGGTGCAGATAAAGTGCCGGCGTAGAAAAAGGGAAGCTGGATCCAATGGGCGAGCTCGGAGGAAGCCATCGTGTGGCTGGTGCGCATCTGCCCCTCCTTGGCGTGGTCTGGGTCGCACCGTTGGTATAGATACAAGTAAATGGCATCAAGAAAAGCCCACGAATCCTTGACGCGCGTCTGCTGTCAGCGTAGTAACGTACTTCACATAAAATTTCCAAGTGAATCTGCTTGAGCATGCTGAAAAAGTATGCCGTGGTATATTGGAGTGCGacagcgagcgccgcattTTGAGCAGAATAGGTAGCGAGCTGGGTAAGTTGGGCAACGTACTGCGCCATAAACAATAGCTGTTGTCTCTACCCTCTCTTGGAGTGCATCCCGATCGTTCCTgctctcgtcctcgtcctccgtCGGTGCCTGCCACGGAAACGAAAAGAGCAGCTTGACCAGGGTCCGCATTTCGTCCTTGCCGTGCAGAGTACAGAACAGCGTGTCCCGTGCCTTTTCCCACTGGCAAATCtgagcgag from Malassezia japonica chromosome 1, complete sequence includes the following:
- the CDC25 gene encoding cell division cycle- protein (EggNog:ENOG503NUVS; COG:T); its protein translation is MTDTGTVPDQFPTDTEGQAEHGYCSFFVRALYNYIAPDKNMLTFRAGDVIEVLTQLENGWWDGLLDDKTRGWFPSNYVELISDETAATMLKPQRMAPSPIESVATSTATEQRLYPMAESACKQIRALIELTLPTTQLKHAPSLEDTEARVESFLRNTTLAVHDVRQFLSSSGLSEVTRSSPQVLQKDERASLEMIRAFAQEVDRAPPVLKVLMGDAQRSMAGSPATSRNLNDTLYAPKALSCEQATWQRSLRDLLEHVGSMLILFDRIDLSTSLGQLATPQVGDDDTEKLGHHFYQQYASAKQRMANSANSLLVTAQFTPGREYHDKFDEKFFVTFLTTYRSFMTTKEFITLLIERFHTPAPEGLPEEEQARWAELKQLTVRQRVLKALKTWLEEQYLPQDAPVLSTLSNFANSDLEDQDMQSERQQLLRLIGCYKYGLDKSGQKPSITMPAPVPILPPNMRTAELMDMDPLEIARQLTLIESKLFCKIKPIECLGKAWSGPLSKTKAKGITDTIAMYNKRCRMLNNFSSMWAILSGLNSTSIFRLRRTWDLLGFRTMKTFERANAITLPQHNFAAYRELLCKVTPPCVPFFGLYTKDLTFIEDGNPDTLISDSRLINFNKRKLLAEVILEVKTFQKTPYNFMLVPTIERYLDAHLVCQSDDQERYQRSLEIEPRERYDSDELTPSYASGEESFSKMLQDNGFL